One window from the genome of Macrobrachium nipponense isolate FS-2020 chromosome 49, ASM1510439v2, whole genome shotgun sequence encodes:
- the LOC135205213 gene encoding uncharacterized protein LOC135205213, with translation MQSTMSIIKDTVLNRCKAYNTTQLMVLMVEIFYGYMRHRLVDVALGKQRVKSITVDKIGIGAVKSFGGGLYSMQSQSDQTKVYEVDLTIGMCTCVKGQDGATCKHQIAGADYSMTAVPQMFVMTSSSRQSLAAVAVGSEKAPKESFFKGLTEVEDNEDESNGGNRTLAAPALAVGAEKTLKESFLKGLNEVEDNEEESNGGNRINKRMETNARELENTNENIADDTSDLTAKSKVVVEALVETTAQYGNSETEVALQKFLRRIRSVKTTNQLTNLLNCAGSSMTYSGAGRGKIPCQPATISKMIPRNA, from the exons ATGCAGTCAACAATGTCCATAATTAAGGATACAGTGCTCAATAG ATGCAAGGCCTACAACACTACACAGCTGATGGTCCTCATGGTGGAGATTTTTTATGGCTACATGAGGCACAGGTTGGTGGATGTAGCATTGGGCAAACAACGGGTGAAATCCATCACTGTTGACAAGATAGGAATTGGCGCAGTTAAGTCCTTTGGTGGTGGGCTATACTCTATGCAAAGCCAGTCTGATCAAACAAAGGTATATGAAGTAGACCTCACCATCGGCATGTGCACATGCGTGAAAGGGCAAGATGGGGCCACCTGCAAGCATCAGATTGCAGGTGCAGACTACAGTATGACTGCAGTGCCCCAAATGTTTGTGATGACCAGTAGCAGTCGGCAGTCATTGGCAGCCGTAGCTGTTGGTTCAGAAAAAGCCccgaaggaaagtttttttaaaggtttgaCTGAGGTAGAAGACAATGAAGATGAAAGCAATGGAGGAAATAGAACATTGGCAGCCCCAGCCCTAGCTGTTGGTGCAGAAAAAACTCTGAAAGAAAGTTTTCTTAAAGGTTTGAATGAGGTAGAAGACAATGAAGAGGAAAGCAATGGaggaaatagaataaataaaaggatGGAAACCAATGCAAGAGAGTTAGAAAATACCAATGAAAATATTGCTGACGACACTAGTGACCTAACAGCTAAATCAAAAGTAGTAGTCGAGGCATTAGTTGAAACAACTGCGCAGTATGGTAATTCAGAAACCGAAGTGGCCCTGCAGAAATTCCTTCGGCGAATACGTTCAGTTAAAACTACAAATCAGCTGACCAACTTGCTGAATTGTGCAGGCTCATCGATGACTTATAGTGGAGCTGGTCGTGGCAAGATTCCTTGCCAACCAGCTACAATTAGCAAGATGATCCCCAGGAATGCCTAG